The DNA region CGCTCCATCACATCCTTGAGGTAGGCGAAGGGATCACCATCGAGCTGCTTGCAACTCCCTACGAAACTGTAGAGGATCGCCGCTGTCCGGCCACCCCGATCACTCACAACAAATAAATATTCTTCCGGCCAATCGCCTGGGCACGCAGCGTCCGCTCGGCGAGGTTGTTGTCGATGCTCAGCTCGCCGTCGCGGGTGTAGGTCTGCAAGTCCGGCCACTGGTTCCGGGCATAGGCGATCGCCTTCCCGAGCGGGCTCTTTGGCAGCACCTGCCGGGACTGCTCGTCCAACCAGGCTTCGAACGCCGCCAGCAGCGGCACCGCGTCCCGCTCACGAATCGCCTGTCGCTCGTCGGCCGGCAACGCCCGACA from Tautonia rosea includes:
- a CDS encoding transposase domain-containing protein, with protein sequence MSDRGGRTAAILYSFVGSCKQLDGDPFAYLKDVMERLPIHPADRLVELLPDAWFAAHPNTRRKVAS